Proteins encoded by one window of Elephas maximus indicus isolate mEleMax1 chromosome 5, mEleMax1 primary haplotype, whole genome shotgun sequence:
- the TMEM271 gene encoding transmembrane protein 271, whose translation MKWSVRGACAALSSCLLLACALSAAAVGLKCFSLGSELRGEPFRLGAAAGAFYSGLLLAAGLSLLGAALLCCGPRDAPLAGPGPGAGLGVPAAPTGAPEAAPGEPGVGAGPSGPVNSQNLLLFGVLVFMLGVLSAFAGAVIDGDTVSLVERKYSHYCLPPRAPAPGSAPGPAAAAPGLVAGVPRARSTLDSATSAKCRQLKDYQRGLVLSTVFNSLECLLGLLSLLLVKNYKSSQARRGRRGRRRGGRALTRPRGGPGLRVQSPASRTWRGRRGPRGRRLQPRPSEASILSPEESDFASPGDCAGFAAHHAVSYINVGGFHACDEAGVEVCCGGHPSVELPGYAPSDPDLNASYPYCCRPPCEAARPWEPSGAC comes from the coding sequence ATGAAGTGGAGCGTCCGCGGAGCCTGCGCCGCGCTCTCTTCCTGTCTCCTGCTCGCCTGTGCGCTCAGCGCTGCCGCCGTCGGCCTCAAGTGCTTCTCGCTGGGCTCGGAGCTGCGCGGGGAGCCGTTCCGGCTCGGGGCGGCCGCCGGCGCCTTCTACTCGGGGCTGCTGCTGGCTGCGGGCCTCTCGCTGCTCGGCGCCGCCCTGCTCTGCTGCGGGCCCCGGGACGCGCCCCTCGCGGGGCCAGGACCCGGCGCAGGGCTCGGGGTCCCCGCGGCCCCGACCGGAGCTCCTGAGGCCGCACCAGGAGAGCCAGGGGTCGGGGCCGGGCCCTCGGGGCCGGTGAACAGCCAGAACCTTCTCCTGTTCGGCGTCCTTGTCTTCATGCTCGGTGTCCTCAGCGCCTTCGCGGGAGCCGTGATCGACGGCGACACCGTGTCCCTAGTGGAACGCAAGTACTCTCACTACTGCCTGCCTCCGCGGGCGCCGGCCCCGGGCTCTGCCCCCGGCCCAGCAGCCGCCGCCCCCGGGCTGGTCGCCGGCGTGCCGCGTGCGCGCAGCACCCTGGACAGCGCCACGTCCGCCAAGTGCCGGCAGCTAAAGGACTACCAGCGCGGCCTGGTCCTCTCCACCGTCTTCAACTCGCTCGAGTGCCTCCTGGGCCTGCTGAGCCTTCTGCTGGTCAAGAACTACAAGTCGTCGCAGGCCCGGCGCGGTCGGCGTGGCCGGCGGAGGGGAGGCCGGGCCCTGACGCGGCCCCGAGGCGGCCCGGGACTCCGCGTGCAGTCGCCAGCCTCCCGGACTTGGCGGGGCCGGCGAGGACCGCGCGGCCGAAGGCTGCAGCCACGACCTAGCGAGGCCTCCATCCTCTCCCCGGAAGAGTCCGACTTCGCGTCCCCCGGGGACTGCGCAGGCTTTGCTGCGCACCACGCGGTCTCTTACATTAATGTGGGCGGCTTCCACGCGTGCGACGAGGCGGGCGTGGAGGTGTGTTGCGGAGGACATCCGTCGGTGGAGCTACCGGGGTACGCGCCCTCCGACCCCGACCTCAATGCCTCCTACCCCTACTGCTGCAGGCCGCCCTGTGAGGCGGCGCGCCCCTGGGAGCCAAGTGGGGCCTGCTGA